A genomic segment from uncultured Desulfuromonas sp. encodes:
- a CDS encoding TRAP transporter fused permease subunit: MDNNDPILTELSDSEQERLQELMEKDNRKHRVPTGLWRWVVAVLGAGMVLFYFYTAGLAAVATQYHRGVYVFVTYVLVFLMYPAGRRSMRVVLTLLVSLVFCSMLAIVFYYDSAANFHQHLSTVFSQTDHGGFAAVLNSLGSLWPFLALVLLLTVALYLVDNWLSVRWPENPDLSDVLFAIASALVVYYWIAEFENLNYRAGAENELDALVSLVGILLSLEVCRRVLGWPMTCIGMGMLAYGYFGPFLPEVIAHRGFDLERMCTFLFLTPNGVFGVMANVLATYVILFIFFGAFLHKSGAGKFFIDLPLAIAGRSTGGPAKVAVIASALFGSVSGSAIANTVSTGAFTIPLMKKAGFKPHVAGAIEPSASIGGMFLPPIMGAGGFLMAELTNTPYATIMMIAVAPALLYFFSVFCMIHFEARKQGLKGIKGHEFEHWKVVLKREWYFSLPLVIITVLMIMGRSPGFSAFWATISCVVVSWVRPETRMGLKEIWEAIQTGAQNTLIIGATLGVIGIIVGIIALTGVGLKFSDIIISLAQGNLLAAVFLVALASLVLGMGVPVTAAYLITAVLAVPPLVEMGVPVLAAHMIVYWFSQDSNITPPVCVAAYAGAAIAGADPWKTGWTSFKFAKLLYVMPILFAFTPAILFQGKPANLTMGPLPGGAFFADVTEVAVKKGDNFEVGDKLFEVRTDEGTFPIVADKRGVIDELNVRAGGMIEEGDPILSGEIPATGLAVTSSLFSAFLGTIAFSALTMFYWLRRTTWLEWLALAVATILLYWPTLITDLSGAVIVAGILWWQNRKNLQQQTLAT; the protein is encoded by the coding sequence ATGGATAATAACGATCCGATTTTGACGGAACTCAGTGATTCCGAGCAGGAACGACTGCAGGAGTTAATGGAGAAAGACAATCGTAAACACCGTGTCCCAACAGGGTTATGGCGGTGGGTTGTTGCTGTCCTTGGTGCCGGTATGGTGTTGTTTTATTTCTATACGGCAGGTTTGGCCGCTGTTGCCACTCAATACCATCGTGGTGTCTACGTGTTTGTCACTTATGTGCTGGTGTTTCTCATGTATCCAGCTGGCCGACGTTCCATGCGGGTGGTTTTGACCCTGCTGGTCAGTCTGGTGTTTTGTTCCATGTTGGCCATCGTTTTCTATTACGACAGTGCAGCAAATTTTCACCAGCACCTTTCAACCGTGTTCAGTCAAACAGATCACGGTGGATTCGCTGCTGTTTTAAACAGTTTGGGATCTCTCTGGCCGTTTTTAGCTCTGGTGTTGTTGCTGACAGTTGCTTTGTATCTTGTTGATAACTGGCTGTCGGTGCGTTGGCCGGAAAATCCGGATCTTTCTGATGTGCTTTTTGCCATCGCTTCAGCACTGGTGGTTTATTACTGGATTGCCGAATTCGAAAACCTCAATTATCGCGCCGGGGCGGAGAATGAGCTCGACGCTCTGGTATCGCTGGTCGGTATTCTGTTGTCTTTGGAAGTCTGTCGTCGCGTGCTGGGCTGGCCGATGACCTGTATCGGTATGGGGATGCTGGCTTATGGCTATTTTGGTCCGTTTTTACCTGAGGTGATTGCTCATCGCGGTTTCGATCTTGAGCGGATGTGTACCTTTTTGTTCCTGACCCCCAATGGCGTGTTTGGCGTCATGGCCAATGTGTTGGCGACCTATGTCATTCTGTTTATTTTTTTTGGGGCGTTTCTCCACAAATCCGGTGCTGGAAAATTCTTTATCGATCTGCCGCTCGCCATTGCCGGTCGCTCCACCGGCGGACCGGCTAAGGTCGCGGTTATCGCCTCGGCGCTGTTCGGCTCGGTATCCGGATCGGCCATTGCCAATACCGTTTCCACCGGCGCCTTTACCATTCCACTGATGAAAAAAGCTGGATTTAAACCGCATGTGGCCGGGGCCATTGAGCCGTCAGCATCCATCGGCGGTATGTTCCTGCCGCCAATCATGGGCGCAGGAGGGTTTTTGATGGCTGAGTTGACCAACACCCCTTACGCCACCATTATGATGATTGCTGTCGCCCCGGCGTTGCTCTATTTCTTTTCCGTGTTTTGCATGATCCATTTTGAAGCACGCAAACAGGGGCTCAAAGGGATCAAGGGGCACGAGTTCGAGCACTGGAAAGTGGTGCTGAAGCGCGAGTGGTATTTTTCACTGCCGTTGGTGATTATTACCGTGTTGATGATTATGGGCCGTTCTCCAGGTTTTTCCGCGTTCTGGGCGACGATCTCCTGCGTTGTCGTCAGTTGGGTAAGGCCGGAAACACGCATGGGGCTGAAGGAAATCTGGGAAGCGATTCAAACCGGTGCCCAGAATACCCTGATCATCGGTGCGACCCTCGGTGTCATCGGCATTATTGTCGGTATTATCGCCCTGACCGGCGTTGGGCTGAAATTTTCCGACATCATTATTTCACTGGCTCAAGGCAATCTTTTGGCGGCGGTGTTCCTCGTTGCTCTGGCATCTCTAGTCTTGGGCATGGGCGTGCCAGTGACGGCCGCCTATCTGATTACCGCGGTTTTGGCCGTGCCGCCGCTGGTGGAAATGGGCGTGCCGGTACTGGCGGCGCACATGATCGTCTATTGGTTCAGTCAGGATTCCAACATCACCCCGCCGGTATGCGTGGCCGCTTACGCCGGTGCCGCCATCGCCGGGGCCGACCCGTGGAAAACCGGCTGGACCTCATTTAAATTTGCCAAACTGCTCTATGTCATGCCGATTCTGTTTGCTTTTACGCCGGCTATTTTGTTCCAGGGGAAACCAGCCAATCTGACTATGGGGCCTCTCCCGGGTGGCGCGTTTTTTGCCGATGTCACTGAGGTAGCGGTCAAAAAAGGCGATAACTTTGAAGTCGGAGACAAACTGTTTGAGGTTCGCACCGATGAAGGAACCTTTCCCATTGTTGCCGATAAACGTGGCGTGATTGACGAATTAAATGTACGTGCCGGTGGCATGATTGAGGAGGGCGATCCGATTCTCAGCGGTGAAATACCAGCGACGGGTCTGGCCGTCACGTCCAGTCTTTTTTCAGCGTTTCTCGGGACCATCGCTTTTTCCGCGCTGACCATGTTTTATTGGTTGCGGCGCACGACCTGGCTGGAATGGTTGGCGTTGGCCGTCGCAACAATTTTGTTGTATTGGCCGACGTTGATCACGGATTTGTCCGGCGCCGTGATTGTTGCAGGGATCCTTTGGTGGCAGAATCGCAAAAATCTTCAACAGCAAACGTTGGCGACATAA